The Spodoptera frugiperda isolate SF20-4 chromosome 2, AGI-APGP_CSIRO_Sfru_2.0, whole genome shotgun sequence genome has a window encoding:
- the LOC118269462 gene encoding putative polypeptide N-acetylgalactosaminyltransferase 9 isoform X5 encodes MKYYSMFFLRRRTLILKAVLILTAIWFMVALLTTNGGSRNSIVAPAIEYVEAEAKPLKMGKPTSTKKKSETYGNNLSDGLGVIAAPGSDNAPGELGKPVVLPKNISEEAKLAVSEGWKKNAFNQYVSDLISIRRKLPDPRDEWCKVPGRYLEDLPQTSVVICFHNEAWSVLLRTVHSVLDRSPAHLIKEIILVDDFSDMPHLMQQLDDYMSSLPKVRIVRATRREGLIRARLLGARYVTAPVLTYLDSHCECTEGWLEPLLDRIARSKTTVVCPVIDVIDDNTLEYHYRDSSSVNVGGFDWNLQFNWHPVPAKERARHQHTAEPVWSPTMAGGLFAIDKEFFEKLGTYDSGFDIWGGENLELSFKTWMCGGTLEIVPCSHVGHIFRKRSPYKWRTGVNVLKRNSVRLAEVWLDDYAKYYYQRVGNDKGDYGDITGRKQLREKLGCKTFEWYLKNIYPELFIPGESVAHGEIRNVAFKKICLDSPARKSDHHKPVGLYPCHRQGGNQYWMYSKNGEIRRDETCLDYSGHDVVLYPCHGAKGNQLWIYDARLKLLKHGSSEKCMAVSRNKDKIVMETCSESEPRQMWSMENFNANRLAPELTQAE; translated from the exons ATGAAATACTACAGCATGTTTTTCTTACGGAGGCGGACTTTGATATTGAAGGCTGTGCTCATATTAACAGCGATATGGTTTATGGTCGCGCTGTTGACTACTAATGGCGGTTCAAGGAATTCGATCGTTGCGCCAGCGATCGAATATGTCGAAGCGGAGGCGAAGCCCTTGAAGATGGGAAAGCCCACGTCTACAAAAAAGAAAAGTGAGACCTATGGGAATAATTTATCTGATG GGCTAGGTGTAATCGCTGCCCCAGGCTCGGACAACGCACCCGGAGAACTTGGCAAACCGGTCGTCCTACCAAAGAATATTAGCGAAGAAGCCAAGTTAGCTGTCTCGGAGGGATGGAAAAAGAACGCGTTCAACCAATACGTCAGTGACCTGATATCTATTAGGAGAAAGCTGCCGGACCCCAGAGACGAGTG GTGCAAAGTTCCAGGCAGATATTTAGAAGATCTGCCACAAACATCCGTAGTGATATGCTTCCACAACGAGGCATGGTCGGTTCTACTTAGGACCGTTCATTCAGTATTGGATCGGTCGCCGGCACACTTGATCAAGGAAATTATTCTTGTCGACGACTTTTCTGATATGC CTCACTTAATGCAGCAACTTGATGATTACATGTCATCATTACCAAAAGTACGAATAGTTCGAGCCACTCGACGTGAAGGTCTAATCAGAGCACGACTCCTTGGTGCTCGATACGTTACTGCTCCCGTTCTAACTTATCTCGACAGCCATTGCGAGTGCACTGAAG GATGGCTCGAACCATTACTAGATAGAATTGCCCGTAGTAAGACTACAGTAGTCTGCCCCGTAATCGACGTCATCGACGACAATACCCTAGAGTATCATTATAGAGACTCATCTTCTGTCAATGTTGGTGGTTTCGACTGGAATCTCCAGTTCAATTGGCACCCTGTTCCTGCAAAAGAAAGAGCGAGACACCAGCATACAGCGGAGCCCGTGTGGTCTCCCACCATGGCCGGTGGCCTCTTTGCTATAGATAAAGAATTCTTTGAAAAATTGGGAACTTACGACAGCGGATTTGACATTTGGGGCGGTGAAAATCTGGAGTTGTCATTCAAAACGTGGATGTGCGGTGGAACTCTAGAAATAGTTCCGTGTTCACACGTCGGTCACATATTCAGGAAACGTTCACCATACAAGTGGCGGACCGGTGTCAATGTACTGAAGAGAAACTCTGTTCGTTTAGCTGAG GTTTGGTTAGATGATTATGCGAAGTACTATTATCAGCGTGTTGGTAACGATAAGGGTGATTATGGCGACATTACTGGACGGAAACAACTGAGAGAAAAATTAGGATGCAAAACGTTCGAGTGGTATTTGAAGAACATTTACCCTGAACTGTTCATTCCCGGAGAGTCTGTCGCGCATGGAGAG ATCCGAAATGTCGCCTTCAAAAAGATCTGTTTGGACTCTCCAGCGCGCAAGTCAGATCATCATAAGCCAGTCGGACTTTACCCATGTCATCGGCAGGGAGGAAATCAG taTTGGATGTATTCCAAGAATGGCGAGATCCGACGTGACGAGACATGCCTGGATTATTCTGGACATGATGTTGTATTGTACCCTTGCCACGGTGCCAAGGGTAACCAGCTGTGGATCTATGATGCCCGC CTGAAGTTACTGAAGCATGGCTCAAGTGAGAAATGCATGGCGGTATCAAGGAACAAAGACAAGATTGTGATGGAGACGTGCAGCGAGTCGGAGCCAAGGCAGATGTGGAGCATGGAGAACTTCAACGCTAACAGATTGGCACCAGAGCTGACACAAGCCGAGTAG
- the LOC118269462 gene encoding putative polypeptide N-acetylgalactosaminyltransferase 9 isoform X1 produces MKYYSMFFLRRRTLILKAVLILTAIWFMVALLTTNGGSRNSIVAPAIEYVEAEAKPLKMGKPTSTKKKSETYGNNLSDAPTRVDWIGRLAGNEGLGVIAAPGSDNAPGELGKPVVLPKNISEEAKLAVSEGWKKNAFNQYVSDLISIRRKLPDPRDEWCKVPGRYLEDLPQTSVVICFHNEAWSVLLRTVHSVLDRSPAHLIKEIILVDDFSDMPHLMQQLDDYMSSLPKVRIVRATRREGLIRARLLGARYVTAPVLTYLDSHCECTEGWLEPLLDRIARSKTTVVCPVIDVIDDNTLEYHYRDSSSVNVGGFDWNLQFNWHPVPAKERARHQHTAEPVWSPTMAGGLFAIDKEFFEKLGTYDSGFDIWGGENLELSFKTWMCGGTLEIVPCSHVGHIFRKRSPYKWRTGVNVLKRNSVRLAEVWLDDYAKYYYQRVGNDKGDYGDITGRKQLREKLGCKTFEWYLKNIYPELFIPGESVAHGEVRNGGFKNNCLDGVTVPENHIEEPHPTVKTRKCHGSGGNQYWMYSKNGEIRRDETCLDYSGHDVVLYPCHGAKGNQLWIYDARLKLLKHGSSEKCMAVSRNKDKIVMETCSESEPRQMWSMENFNANRLAPELTQAE; encoded by the exons ATGAAATACTACAGCATGTTTTTCTTACGGAGGCGGACTTTGATATTGAAGGCTGTGCTCATATTAACAGCGATATGGTTTATGGTCGCGCTGTTGACTACTAATGGCGGTTCAAGGAATTCGATCGTTGCGCCAGCGATCGAATATGTCGAAGCGGAGGCGAAGCCCTTGAAGATGGGAAAGCCCACGTCTACAAAAAAGAAAAGTGAGACCTATGGGAATAATTTATCTGATG CACCAACGCGGGTCGATTGGATCGGTCGGCTTGCGGGAAATGAAG GGCTAGGTGTAATCGCTGCCCCAGGCTCGGACAACGCACCCGGAGAACTTGGCAAACCGGTCGTCCTACCAAAGAATATTAGCGAAGAAGCCAAGTTAGCTGTCTCGGAGGGATGGAAAAAGAACGCGTTCAACCAATACGTCAGTGACCTGATATCTATTAGGAGAAAGCTGCCGGACCCCAGAGACGAGTG GTGCAAAGTTCCAGGCAGATATTTAGAAGATCTGCCACAAACATCCGTAGTGATATGCTTCCACAACGAGGCATGGTCGGTTCTACTTAGGACCGTTCATTCAGTATTGGATCGGTCGCCGGCACACTTGATCAAGGAAATTATTCTTGTCGACGACTTTTCTGATATGC CTCACTTAATGCAGCAACTTGATGATTACATGTCATCATTACCAAAAGTACGAATAGTTCGAGCCACTCGACGTGAAGGTCTAATCAGAGCACGACTCCTTGGTGCTCGATACGTTACTGCTCCCGTTCTAACTTATCTCGACAGCCATTGCGAGTGCACTGAAG GATGGCTCGAACCATTACTAGATAGAATTGCCCGTAGTAAGACTACAGTAGTCTGCCCCGTAATCGACGTCATCGACGACAATACCCTAGAGTATCATTATAGAGACTCATCTTCTGTCAATGTTGGTGGTTTCGACTGGAATCTCCAGTTCAATTGGCACCCTGTTCCTGCAAAAGAAAGAGCGAGACACCAGCATACAGCGGAGCCCGTGTGGTCTCCCACCATGGCCGGTGGCCTCTTTGCTATAGATAAAGAATTCTTTGAAAAATTGGGAACTTACGACAGCGGATTTGACATTTGGGGCGGTGAAAATCTGGAGTTGTCATTCAAAACGTGGATGTGCGGTGGAACTCTAGAAATAGTTCCGTGTTCACACGTCGGTCACATATTCAGGAAACGTTCACCATACAAGTGGCGGACCGGTGTCAATGTACTGAAGAGAAACTCTGTTCGTTTAGCTGAG GTTTGGTTAGATGATTATGCGAAGTACTATTATCAGCGTGTTGGTAACGATAAGGGTGATTATGGCGACATTACTGGACGGAAACAACTGAGAGAAAAATTAGGATGCAAAACGTTCGAGTGGTATTTGAAGAACATTTACCCTGAACTGTTCATTCCCGGAGAGTCTGTCGCGCATGGAGAG GTTCGAAATGGAGGCTTCAAAAATAACTGCCTTGATGGTGTGACCGTCCCAGAGAATCACATTGAAGAACCTCATCCAACTGTCAAAACTCGCAAATGCCATGGCAGTGGTGGTAATCAG taTTGGATGTATTCCAAGAATGGCGAGATCCGACGTGACGAGACATGCCTGGATTATTCTGGACATGATGTTGTATTGTACCCTTGCCACGGTGCCAAGGGTAACCAGCTGTGGATCTATGATGCCCGC CTGAAGTTACTGAAGCATGGCTCAAGTGAGAAATGCATGGCGGTATCAAGGAACAAAGACAAGATTGTGATGGAGACGTGCAGCGAGTCGGAGCCAAGGCAGATGTGGAGCATGGAGAACTTCAACGCTAACAGATTGGCACCAGAGCTGACACAAGCCGAGTAG
- the LOC118269462 gene encoding putative polypeptide N-acetylgalactosaminyltransferase 9 isoform X6 has translation MKYYSMFFLRRRTLILKAVLILTAIWFMVALLTTNGGSRNSIVAPAIEYVEAEAKPLKMGKPTSTKKKSETYGNNLSDGLGVIAAPGSDNAPGELGKPVVLPKNISEEAKLAVSEGWKKNAFNQYVSDLISIRRKLPDPRDEWCKVPGRYLEDLPQTSVVICFHNEAWSVLLRTVHSVLDRSPAHLIKEIILVDDFSDMPHLMQQLDDYMSSLPKVRIVRATRREGLIRARLLGARYVTAPVLTYLDSHCECTEGWLEPLLDRIARSKTTVVCPVIDVIDDNTLEYHYRDSSSVNVGGFDWNLQFNWHPVPAKERARHQHTAEPVWSPTMAGGLFAIDKEFFEKLGTYDSGFDIWGGENLELSFKTWMCGGTLEIVPCSHVGHIFRKRSPYKWRTGVNVLKRNSVRLAEVWLDDYAKYYYQRVGNDKGDYGDITGRKQLREKLGCKTFEWYLKNIYPELFIPGESVAHGEIANPGSEMCVDSAAGPEDMKKPVNLWPCHGEYGNQYWMYSKNGEIRRDETCLDYSGHDVVLYPCHGAKGNQLWIYDARLKLLKHGSSEKCMAVSRNKDKIVMETCSESEPRQMWSMENFNANRLAPELTQAE, from the exons ATGAAATACTACAGCATGTTTTTCTTACGGAGGCGGACTTTGATATTGAAGGCTGTGCTCATATTAACAGCGATATGGTTTATGGTCGCGCTGTTGACTACTAATGGCGGTTCAAGGAATTCGATCGTTGCGCCAGCGATCGAATATGTCGAAGCGGAGGCGAAGCCCTTGAAGATGGGAAAGCCCACGTCTACAAAAAAGAAAAGTGAGACCTATGGGAATAATTTATCTGATG GGCTAGGTGTAATCGCTGCCCCAGGCTCGGACAACGCACCCGGAGAACTTGGCAAACCGGTCGTCCTACCAAAGAATATTAGCGAAGAAGCCAAGTTAGCTGTCTCGGAGGGATGGAAAAAGAACGCGTTCAACCAATACGTCAGTGACCTGATATCTATTAGGAGAAAGCTGCCGGACCCCAGAGACGAGTG GTGCAAAGTTCCAGGCAGATATTTAGAAGATCTGCCACAAACATCCGTAGTGATATGCTTCCACAACGAGGCATGGTCGGTTCTACTTAGGACCGTTCATTCAGTATTGGATCGGTCGCCGGCACACTTGATCAAGGAAATTATTCTTGTCGACGACTTTTCTGATATGC CTCACTTAATGCAGCAACTTGATGATTACATGTCATCATTACCAAAAGTACGAATAGTTCGAGCCACTCGACGTGAAGGTCTAATCAGAGCACGACTCCTTGGTGCTCGATACGTTACTGCTCCCGTTCTAACTTATCTCGACAGCCATTGCGAGTGCACTGAAG GATGGCTCGAACCATTACTAGATAGAATTGCCCGTAGTAAGACTACAGTAGTCTGCCCCGTAATCGACGTCATCGACGACAATACCCTAGAGTATCATTATAGAGACTCATCTTCTGTCAATGTTGGTGGTTTCGACTGGAATCTCCAGTTCAATTGGCACCCTGTTCCTGCAAAAGAAAGAGCGAGACACCAGCATACAGCGGAGCCCGTGTGGTCTCCCACCATGGCCGGTGGCCTCTTTGCTATAGATAAAGAATTCTTTGAAAAATTGGGAACTTACGACAGCGGATTTGACATTTGGGGCGGTGAAAATCTGGAGTTGTCATTCAAAACGTGGATGTGCGGTGGAACTCTAGAAATAGTTCCGTGTTCACACGTCGGTCACATATTCAGGAAACGTTCACCATACAAGTGGCGGACCGGTGTCAATGTACTGAAGAGAAACTCTGTTCGTTTAGCTGAG GTTTGGTTAGATGATTATGCGAAGTACTATTATCAGCGTGTTGGTAACGATAAGGGTGATTATGGCGACATTACTGGACGGAAACAACTGAGAGAAAAATTAGGATGCAAAACGTTCGAGTGGTATTTGAAGAACATTTACCCTGAACTGTTCATTCCCGGAGAGTCTGTCGCGCATGGAGAG ATCGCGAATCCTGGGTCAGAAATGTGCGTCGACTCAGCTGCTGGTCCCGAAGACATGAAGAAGCCCGTCAACCTATGGCCATGTCACGGGGAGTATGGAAATCAG taTTGGATGTATTCCAAGAATGGCGAGATCCGACGTGACGAGACATGCCTGGATTATTCTGGACATGATGTTGTATTGTACCCTTGCCACGGTGCCAAGGGTAACCAGCTGTGGATCTATGATGCCCGC CTGAAGTTACTGAAGCATGGCTCAAGTGAGAAATGCATGGCGGTATCAAGGAACAAAGACAAGATTGTGATGGAGACGTGCAGCGAGTCGGAGCCAAGGCAGATGTGGAGCATGGAGAACTTCAACGCTAACAGATTGGCACCAGAGCTGACACAAGCCGAGTAG
- the LOC118269462 gene encoding putative polypeptide N-acetylgalactosaminyltransferase 9 isoform X2 has protein sequence MKYYSMFFLRRRTLILKAVLILTAIWFMVALLTTNGGSRNSIVAPAIEYVEAEAKPLKMGKPTSTKKKSETYGNNLSDAPTRVDWIGRLAGNEGLGVIAAPGSDNAPGELGKPVVLPKNISEEAKLAVSEGWKKNAFNQYVSDLISIRRKLPDPRDEWCKVPGRYLEDLPQTSVVICFHNEAWSVLLRTVHSVLDRSPAHLIKEIILVDDFSDMPHLMQQLDDYMSSLPKVRIVRATRREGLIRARLLGARYVTAPVLTYLDSHCECTEGWLEPLLDRIARSKTTVVCPVIDVIDDNTLEYHYRDSSSVNVGGFDWNLQFNWHPVPAKERARHQHTAEPVWSPTMAGGLFAIDKEFFEKLGTYDSGFDIWGGENLELSFKTWMCGGTLEIVPCSHVGHIFRKRSPYKWRTGVNVLKRNSVRLAEVWLDDYAKYYYQRVGNDKGDYGDITGRKQLREKLGCKTFEWYLKNIYPELFIPGESVAHGEIRNVAFKKICLDSPARKSDHHKPVGLYPCHRQGGNQYWMYSKNGEIRRDETCLDYSGHDVVLYPCHGAKGNQLWIYDARLKLLKHGSSEKCMAVSRNKDKIVMETCSESEPRQMWSMENFNANRLAPELTQAE, from the exons ATGAAATACTACAGCATGTTTTTCTTACGGAGGCGGACTTTGATATTGAAGGCTGTGCTCATATTAACAGCGATATGGTTTATGGTCGCGCTGTTGACTACTAATGGCGGTTCAAGGAATTCGATCGTTGCGCCAGCGATCGAATATGTCGAAGCGGAGGCGAAGCCCTTGAAGATGGGAAAGCCCACGTCTACAAAAAAGAAAAGTGAGACCTATGGGAATAATTTATCTGATG CACCAACGCGGGTCGATTGGATCGGTCGGCTTGCGGGAAATGAAG GGCTAGGTGTAATCGCTGCCCCAGGCTCGGACAACGCACCCGGAGAACTTGGCAAACCGGTCGTCCTACCAAAGAATATTAGCGAAGAAGCCAAGTTAGCTGTCTCGGAGGGATGGAAAAAGAACGCGTTCAACCAATACGTCAGTGACCTGATATCTATTAGGAGAAAGCTGCCGGACCCCAGAGACGAGTG GTGCAAAGTTCCAGGCAGATATTTAGAAGATCTGCCACAAACATCCGTAGTGATATGCTTCCACAACGAGGCATGGTCGGTTCTACTTAGGACCGTTCATTCAGTATTGGATCGGTCGCCGGCACACTTGATCAAGGAAATTATTCTTGTCGACGACTTTTCTGATATGC CTCACTTAATGCAGCAACTTGATGATTACATGTCATCATTACCAAAAGTACGAATAGTTCGAGCCACTCGACGTGAAGGTCTAATCAGAGCACGACTCCTTGGTGCTCGATACGTTACTGCTCCCGTTCTAACTTATCTCGACAGCCATTGCGAGTGCACTGAAG GATGGCTCGAACCATTACTAGATAGAATTGCCCGTAGTAAGACTACAGTAGTCTGCCCCGTAATCGACGTCATCGACGACAATACCCTAGAGTATCATTATAGAGACTCATCTTCTGTCAATGTTGGTGGTTTCGACTGGAATCTCCAGTTCAATTGGCACCCTGTTCCTGCAAAAGAAAGAGCGAGACACCAGCATACAGCGGAGCCCGTGTGGTCTCCCACCATGGCCGGTGGCCTCTTTGCTATAGATAAAGAATTCTTTGAAAAATTGGGAACTTACGACAGCGGATTTGACATTTGGGGCGGTGAAAATCTGGAGTTGTCATTCAAAACGTGGATGTGCGGTGGAACTCTAGAAATAGTTCCGTGTTCACACGTCGGTCACATATTCAGGAAACGTTCACCATACAAGTGGCGGACCGGTGTCAATGTACTGAAGAGAAACTCTGTTCGTTTAGCTGAG GTTTGGTTAGATGATTATGCGAAGTACTATTATCAGCGTGTTGGTAACGATAAGGGTGATTATGGCGACATTACTGGACGGAAACAACTGAGAGAAAAATTAGGATGCAAAACGTTCGAGTGGTATTTGAAGAACATTTACCCTGAACTGTTCATTCCCGGAGAGTCTGTCGCGCATGGAGAG ATCCGAAATGTCGCCTTCAAAAAGATCTGTTTGGACTCTCCAGCGCGCAAGTCAGATCATCATAAGCCAGTCGGACTTTACCCATGTCATCGGCAGGGAGGAAATCAG taTTGGATGTATTCCAAGAATGGCGAGATCCGACGTGACGAGACATGCCTGGATTATTCTGGACATGATGTTGTATTGTACCCTTGCCACGGTGCCAAGGGTAACCAGCTGTGGATCTATGATGCCCGC CTGAAGTTACTGAAGCATGGCTCAAGTGAGAAATGCATGGCGGTATCAAGGAACAAAGACAAGATTGTGATGGAGACGTGCAGCGAGTCGGAGCCAAGGCAGATGTGGAGCATGGAGAACTTCAACGCTAACAGATTGGCACCAGAGCTGACACAAGCCGAGTAG
- the LOC118269462 gene encoding putative polypeptide N-acetylgalactosaminyltransferase 9 isoform X4: MKYYSMFFLRRRTLILKAVLILTAIWFMVALLTTNGGSRNSIVAPAIEYVEAEAKPLKMGKPTSTKKKSETYGNNLSDGLGVIAAPGSDNAPGELGKPVVLPKNISEEAKLAVSEGWKKNAFNQYVSDLISIRRKLPDPRDEWCKVPGRYLEDLPQTSVVICFHNEAWSVLLRTVHSVLDRSPAHLIKEIILVDDFSDMPHLMQQLDDYMSSLPKVRIVRATRREGLIRARLLGARYVTAPVLTYLDSHCECTEGWLEPLLDRIARSKTTVVCPVIDVIDDNTLEYHYRDSSSVNVGGFDWNLQFNWHPVPAKERARHQHTAEPVWSPTMAGGLFAIDKEFFEKLGTYDSGFDIWGGENLELSFKTWMCGGTLEIVPCSHVGHIFRKRSPYKWRTGVNVLKRNSVRLAEVWLDDYAKYYYQRVGNDKGDYGDITGRKQLREKLGCKTFEWYLKNIYPELFIPGESVAHGEVRNGGFKNNCLDGVTVPENHIEEPHPTVKTRKCHGSGGNQYWMYSKNGEIRRDETCLDYSGHDVVLYPCHGAKGNQLWIYDARLKLLKHGSSEKCMAVSRNKDKIVMETCSESEPRQMWSMENFNANRLAPELTQAE; the protein is encoded by the exons ATGAAATACTACAGCATGTTTTTCTTACGGAGGCGGACTTTGATATTGAAGGCTGTGCTCATATTAACAGCGATATGGTTTATGGTCGCGCTGTTGACTACTAATGGCGGTTCAAGGAATTCGATCGTTGCGCCAGCGATCGAATATGTCGAAGCGGAGGCGAAGCCCTTGAAGATGGGAAAGCCCACGTCTACAAAAAAGAAAAGTGAGACCTATGGGAATAATTTATCTGATG GGCTAGGTGTAATCGCTGCCCCAGGCTCGGACAACGCACCCGGAGAACTTGGCAAACCGGTCGTCCTACCAAAGAATATTAGCGAAGAAGCCAAGTTAGCTGTCTCGGAGGGATGGAAAAAGAACGCGTTCAACCAATACGTCAGTGACCTGATATCTATTAGGAGAAAGCTGCCGGACCCCAGAGACGAGTG GTGCAAAGTTCCAGGCAGATATTTAGAAGATCTGCCACAAACATCCGTAGTGATATGCTTCCACAACGAGGCATGGTCGGTTCTACTTAGGACCGTTCATTCAGTATTGGATCGGTCGCCGGCACACTTGATCAAGGAAATTATTCTTGTCGACGACTTTTCTGATATGC CTCACTTAATGCAGCAACTTGATGATTACATGTCATCATTACCAAAAGTACGAATAGTTCGAGCCACTCGACGTGAAGGTCTAATCAGAGCACGACTCCTTGGTGCTCGATACGTTACTGCTCCCGTTCTAACTTATCTCGACAGCCATTGCGAGTGCACTGAAG GATGGCTCGAACCATTACTAGATAGAATTGCCCGTAGTAAGACTACAGTAGTCTGCCCCGTAATCGACGTCATCGACGACAATACCCTAGAGTATCATTATAGAGACTCATCTTCTGTCAATGTTGGTGGTTTCGACTGGAATCTCCAGTTCAATTGGCACCCTGTTCCTGCAAAAGAAAGAGCGAGACACCAGCATACAGCGGAGCCCGTGTGGTCTCCCACCATGGCCGGTGGCCTCTTTGCTATAGATAAAGAATTCTTTGAAAAATTGGGAACTTACGACAGCGGATTTGACATTTGGGGCGGTGAAAATCTGGAGTTGTCATTCAAAACGTGGATGTGCGGTGGAACTCTAGAAATAGTTCCGTGTTCACACGTCGGTCACATATTCAGGAAACGTTCACCATACAAGTGGCGGACCGGTGTCAATGTACTGAAGAGAAACTCTGTTCGTTTAGCTGAG GTTTGGTTAGATGATTATGCGAAGTACTATTATCAGCGTGTTGGTAACGATAAGGGTGATTATGGCGACATTACTGGACGGAAACAACTGAGAGAAAAATTAGGATGCAAAACGTTCGAGTGGTATTTGAAGAACATTTACCCTGAACTGTTCATTCCCGGAGAGTCTGTCGCGCATGGAGAG GTTCGAAATGGAGGCTTCAAAAATAACTGCCTTGATGGTGTGACCGTCCCAGAGAATCACATTGAAGAACCTCATCCAACTGTCAAAACTCGCAAATGCCATGGCAGTGGTGGTAATCAG taTTGGATGTATTCCAAGAATGGCGAGATCCGACGTGACGAGACATGCCTGGATTATTCTGGACATGATGTTGTATTGTACCCTTGCCACGGTGCCAAGGGTAACCAGCTGTGGATCTATGATGCCCGC CTGAAGTTACTGAAGCATGGCTCAAGTGAGAAATGCATGGCGGTATCAAGGAACAAAGACAAGATTGTGATGGAGACGTGCAGCGAGTCGGAGCCAAGGCAGATGTGGAGCATGGAGAACTTCAACGCTAACAGATTGGCACCAGAGCTGACACAAGCCGAGTAG